The following coding sequences are from one Microbulbifer sp. TB1203 window:
- a CDS encoding type II toxin-antitoxin system RatA family toxin: MAQIERSALVMYSAEQMFDLVNDVASYPQFLPGCRAAEVLYSDEDTLEARLELARAGLRQSFVTRNQLRRPEGMTLTLVEGPFSDFSGEWRFTPLAPDACKVTFSLEFSFKSRLVGAAAGKLLSDLANQMVDVMCVRAEQIYGKTP, encoded by the coding sequence ATGGCTCAGATAGAGCGCAGCGCGCTGGTGATGTACAGCGCGGAACAGATGTTTGACCTGGTCAACGACGTGGCCAGCTATCCCCAGTTCCTGCCCGGTTGCCGGGCGGCCGAAGTGCTGTACAGCGACGAGGACACCCTGGAGGCGCGCCTGGAACTGGCCCGCGCCGGGCTGCGCCAGAGTTTCGTGACCCGCAACCAACTGCGGCGGCCCGAGGGTATGACGCTCACCCTGGTGGAGGGCCCCTTTTCCGATTTCTCCGGCGAGTGGCGCTTCACCCCGCTGGCGCCGGACGCCTGTAAAGTGACTTTTTCTCTGGAATTCAGCTTCAAAAGTCGTCTGGTCGGTGCCGCGGCCGGCAAGCTGCTCAGCGATCTGGCCAACCAGATGGTGGACGTTATGTGCGTCCGCGCAGAGCAAATTTATGGAAAAACGCCATGA
- the recN gene encoding DNA repair protein RecN, producing the protein MLLHLSISQFTLVDQLELEFGTGTSALTGETGAGKSITLDALGLALGDRGNAELVRAGSQRADISATFDIGDHPAAAAWLEEQELDAGREVILRRTIGADGRSRAYINGQPVTLLQLRALGEQLIDIHSQHEHQSLLKKDTHRRLLDEFARAQELAAETRIHFKSWRDQYRRYSALADSAEETQARRELLEYQLQELELLNLQPAEIEALESEQRQLANAGQILNGGYQLAALLSGGEGDIAEQLHRALQLLSAMPEQSPTLAEVAQMLDTARIQVDEAAGTLSRHIDRFEMDPERLAEIEERLSAIYQAARKHRVQPDELPALQQQLQAELDDIGTPDALDKLAAECEKLEARYREAAGKLTRLRERAATELAEAVNRQLAELAMPHARVELALQPVEKPTASGLEEVEILIATNPGQPPRPLGKIASGGELSRVSLAIQVITAQTSRTPTLVFDEVDVGIGGATGDVVGRLLRQLGETRDGRAGQVICVTHLAQVAARAHRHYLVEKHSDGDAAFVALRELKSGERSEEVARMLGGETTAQSLAHAEEMLARS; encoded by the coding sequence ATGTTGCTGCACCTGTCTATCAGCCAATTCACCCTGGTGGACCAGCTGGAGCTGGAATTCGGTACCGGCACCAGTGCGCTGACCGGCGAAACCGGCGCCGGCAAGTCCATCACTCTCGATGCCCTCGGCCTGGCGCTCGGCGACCGCGGCAATGCGGAGCTGGTGCGCGCCGGCAGCCAGCGCGCGGACATCTCCGCCACCTTCGATATCGGCGACCACCCGGCGGCCGCGGCCTGGCTGGAGGAGCAGGAGCTGGACGCCGGGCGCGAGGTGATCCTGCGCCGCACGATCGGCGCCGACGGACGCTCGCGGGCCTATATCAACGGCCAGCCGGTAACCCTGCTGCAGCTGCGCGCCCTGGGCGAACAACTGATCGATATCCACAGCCAGCACGAGCACCAGTCGCTGCTGAAAAAAGACACCCACCGCCGCCTGCTGGACGAGTTCGCCCGCGCCCAGGAACTGGCTGCCGAAACCCGTATCCACTTCAAGTCCTGGCGGGACCAGTACCGCCGCTACAGTGCCCTGGCGGACAGCGCCGAAGAAACCCAGGCCCGCCGCGAACTGCTGGAATACCAGTTGCAGGAGCTGGAGCTGCTGAACCTGCAACCGGCAGAGATAGAGGCGCTGGAAAGCGAACAGCGCCAGTTGGCCAACGCCGGCCAGATACTGAACGGCGGCTACCAACTGGCGGCGCTGCTCAGCGGCGGCGAGGGGGATATTGCCGAACAACTGCACCGCGCCCTGCAACTGCTCTCCGCCATGCCAGAACAGTCCCCGACACTGGCGGAGGTGGCGCAGATGCTCGACACCGCGCGCATCCAGGTGGACGAGGCCGCCGGCACCCTGTCGCGGCATATCGACCGCTTTGAGATGGATCCGGAGCGCCTGGCGGAAATCGAGGAGCGCCTCAGCGCCATCTACCAGGCGGCGCGCAAACACCGGGTACAGCCCGACGAACTGCCGGCGCTGCAGCAGCAGCTGCAGGCGGAACTGGACGATATAGGCACACCGGACGCGCTGGACAAGCTCGCCGCCGAGTGCGAAAAGCTGGAGGCCCGCTATCGCGAGGCCGCCGGCAAACTGACCCGGCTGCGCGAGCGGGCCGCCACCGAACTGGCGGAGGCGGTGAACCGGCAGTTGGCGGAACTGGCCATGCCCCACGCGCGGGTGGAGCTGGCCCTGCAACCGGTGGAAAAGCCCACCGCCAGCGGCCTGGAGGAGGTGGAGATACTGATCGCCACCAATCCCGGCCAGCCCCCGCGCCCGCTGGGGAAAATCGCTTCCGGCGGCGAACTGTCCCGGGTCAGCCTGGCGATCCAGGTGATCACCGCACAGACCTCACGCACCCCGACCCTGGTATTCGACGAAGTGGACGTGGGCATCGGCGGCGCCACCGGCGATGTGGTGGGGCGCCTGCTGCGCCAGTTGGGCGAGACCCGCGACGGCCGCGCCGGCCAGGTGATCTGCGTGACCCACCTGGCCCAGGTGGCGGCCAGGGCCCACCGCCACTACCTGGTGGAAAAGCACAGCGACGGCGATGCCGCCTTTGTGGCCCTGCGCGAACTGAAAAGCGGCGAGCGCAGCGAAGAGGTGGCGCGCATGCTCGGAGGCGAGACCACGGCGCAGTCCCTGGCCCACGCGGAGGAAATGCTGGCGCGCAGTTGA
- a CDS encoding outer membrane protein assembly factor BamE gives MPSTVRSLAIACLCALLGACSLFKFPGVHRIEVQQGNIITQEMVDQLKPGMTRRQVRFVLGTPLLEDTFEPNRWDYVNRVRSPKNKVTQKRFSVYFNGDILIATSGDWQPAGWP, from the coding sequence ATGCCGTCTACCGTGAGATCCCTCGCCATCGCCTGCCTCTGCGCCCTGCTCGGCGCCTGCAGCCTGTTCAAGTTCCCCGGGGTGCACCGCATCGAGGTGCAGCAGGGCAATATCATCACCCAGGAGATGGTAGATCAACTGAAGCCCGGAATGACGCGCCGCCAGGTGCGCTTCGTGCTGGGCACTCCGCTGCTGGAAGACACTTTCGAGCCCAATCGCTGGGATTACGTAAACCGGGTGCGCTCGCCGAAAAACAAAGTGACCCAGAAGCGCTTTTCCGTCTACTTCAACGGGGACATTCTGATCGCCACCAGCGGCGACTGGCAGCCGGCCGGCTGGCCCTAA
- a CDS encoding 1-acyl-sn-glycerol-3-phosphate acyltransferase, giving the protein MQRTIFNTPVVTPLLRLLARLLIKLHGWRVVCDRRALALKKYVLIGAPHTSNWDGYYFILAALKLGVTPHWMGKDKLFRFPLGPVMRWFGGISVDRSRANNLVQATIDKFNASKSLIVVVPPEGTRRRGERWKTGFYHIARGAAVPVVCGFINFAKKEVGMEKVLEMGENLKAELERFRDYYADKVGKFPERYTPPA; this is encoded by the coding sequence ATGCAACGCACGATTTTCAATACCCCCGTTGTCACCCCCCTGCTGCGCCTGCTGGCCAGGCTGCTGATCAAACTGCACGGCTGGCGCGTGGTCTGCGACCGCCGGGCGCTGGCGTTGAAAAAATATGTGCTGATCGGGGCACCGCACACCAGCAACTGGGACGGCTACTACTTTATTCTCGCCGCACTGAAACTGGGGGTAACCCCGCATTGGATGGGCAAAGACAAGCTGTTCCGCTTTCCGCTGGGGCCGGTTATGCGCTGGTTCGGCGGTATCTCCGTGGATCGCAGCAGGGCCAATAACCTGGTGCAGGCCACGATCGACAAGTTCAACGCGAGCAAATCACTGATCGTGGTGGTGCCGCCGGAGGGCACCCGAAGGCGCGGGGAGCGCTGGAAGACCGGCTTCTACCATATCGCCCGCGGCGCCGCGGTGCCGGTGGTGTGCGGCTTTATCAATTTCGCCAAAAAGGAAGTGGGGATGGAGAAGGTGCTGGAGATGGGGGAGAATCTGAAGGCGGAACTGGAGCGCTTTCGCGACTACTATGCCGACAAGGTCGGCAAGTTCCCGGAACGCTACACGCCCCCAGCCTGA
- the fur gene encoding ferric iron uptake transcriptional regulator → MSNENQELRKAGLKVTLPRVKILQLLESASEQHLSAEDVYKMLLDAGEDVGLATVYRVLTQFESAGLVIRHNFDGGHSVFELDRGDHHDHMVCTDTGKVIEFHNEEIEKLQQQIADEHGYELTGHSLVLYVKKKGS, encoded by the coding sequence ATGTCTAACGAAAATCAGGAACTGCGCAAGGCCGGCCTCAAGGTCACCCTGCCGCGAGTCAAGATTCTGCAGCTGCTGGAGAGTGCCAGCGAACAACATCTGAGCGCGGAGGATGTCTACAAGATGCTGCTGGATGCGGGGGAGGACGTGGGGCTGGCCACGGTCTACCGGGTGCTCACCCAGTTCGAGAGCGCGGGGCTGGTGATACGTCATAACTTCGACGGCGGCCACTCGGTGTTCGAGCTGGACCGCGGCGACCACCACGACCACATGGTGTGCACCGATACCGGCAAGGTGATCGAATTCCACAACGAGGAAATCGAGAAGCTGCAGCAGCAGATCGCCGATGAACACGGCTACGAGCTCACCGGGCACAGTCTGGTGCTCTACGTGAAGAAAAAGGGCTCGTAG
- the dapB gene encoding 4-hydroxy-tetrahydrodipicolinate reductase → MAIKVAVTGFGGRMGRALAQALAQSDAAELSAAIVRPESSLVGADAGEVAGLGRSGLPIVGDLAQADFDVLIDFTAPAATLANSDFCAARGKPIVIGTTGFDPAQKAEVLAHAQSIPLCLASNFSTGVNLCFKLLETAARVMGEDADIEIVEAHHRHKVDAPSGTALSMGEVIAGTLGRDLSKVAVYGREGQTGARPRDTIGFATVRGGDVVGDHTVMFLADGERVEIGHKASSRLSFARGAVRAALWLAGEGLAGREPGHYDMRDVLGL, encoded by the coding sequence ATGGCGATAAAAGTTGCAGTAACGGGATTTGGTGGGCGCATGGGGCGCGCACTGGCGCAGGCGTTGGCGCAGTCGGATGCGGCGGAGCTGTCCGCGGCAATCGTGCGGCCCGAGTCCAGTCTTGTGGGCGCCGATGCCGGCGAAGTCGCCGGTCTGGGACGCAGTGGCCTGCCGATTGTGGGCGACTTGGCGCAGGCGGATTTCGACGTGCTGATTGACTTTACCGCTCCCGCCGCCACCCTGGCCAACTCCGACTTTTGTGCCGCCCGCGGCAAACCCATTGTCATCGGCACCACCGGTTTCGACCCGGCACAGAAAGCTGAAGTACTGGCGCACGCGCAGTCCATTCCCCTGTGCCTGGCCAGCAATTTCTCCACCGGGGTCAACCTCTGTTTTAAGCTGTTGGAGACCGCCGCGCGGGTGATGGGTGAAGACGCGGATATCGAGATCGTCGAGGCCCACCATCGCCACAAGGTGGACGCCCCTTCAGGCACCGCGCTCAGCATGGGCGAGGTGATCGCCGGAACTTTGGGCCGCGACCTGTCGAAGGTCGCCGTCTACGGCCGCGAGGGCCAGACCGGCGCGAGGCCGCGGGATACCATCGGCTTTGCCACGGTGCGCGGCGGCGATGTGGTGGGGGATCACACGGTGATGTTCCTTGCGGATGGCGAACGGGTGGAGATAGGCCACAAGGCCAGCAGCCGCCTGTCGTTCGCCCGCGGGGCGGTGCGCGCCGCGCTCTGGTTGGCAGGGGAGGGGCTGGCGGGCCGCGAGCCCGGCCACTACGATATGCGCGATGTGCTGGGCCTGTAG
- the dnaK gene encoding molecular chaperone DnaK yields MAKIIGIDLGTTNSCVAVLDGDKARVIENAEGDRTTPSVVAFTEDNEILVGQSAKRQAVTNPQNTLFAVKRLIGRRFKDDVVQKDIKMVPYSIVEAENGDAWVEVKGDKKAPPQISAEVLKKMKKTAEDFLGEKVEAAVITVPAYFNDSQRQATKDAGRIAGLDVKRIINEPTAAALAYGLDKKGGDRTVAVYDLGGGTFDISIIEIADVDGEKQFEVLSTNGDTFLGGEDFDLRLINYLAEQFKKEQGIDLSGDPLAMQRLKEAAEKAKIELSSSQQTEVNLPYITADATGPKHLVVKLTRAKLESLVEELVNRTIEPLKIALADADLSASGVDEIILVGGQTRMPLVQKKVTEFFGKEPRKDVNPDEAVAIGAAIQGAVLSGDVKDVLLLDVTPLTLGIETMGGVATPLIDKNTTIPTKKSQVFSTADDNQTAVTIHVVQGERKQASQNKSLGRFDLADIPPAPRGVPQIEVTFDIDANGILHVHAKDKATGKEQSIVIKASSGLSEEEVDKMVRDAEANVEADKQFEELVQARNTLDGLIHATKKTLEEAGDKATAEEKSAIEAAISEAEEAVKGSDKAAMEAATTKLTEASGPVAQKMYAEQAQAAEGAAGASAGGEQKSGGDDAVDAEFEEVKEDKKEDK; encoded by the coding sequence ATGGCAAAAATTATCGGCATCGACTTGGGTACCACTAACAGCTGCGTTGCGGTACTGGATGGCGACAAAGCGCGGGTGATCGAGAACGCCGAGGGCGACCGCACAACCCCCTCCGTGGTCGCCTTTACCGAGGACAACGAAATCCTGGTGGGCCAGTCCGCCAAGCGCCAGGCGGTGACCAACCCGCAGAACACCCTGTTCGCGGTCAAGCGCCTGATCGGCCGCCGCTTCAAGGACGACGTGGTGCAGAAGGACATCAAGATGGTGCCCTACAGCATCGTGGAAGCCGAAAACGGCGACGCCTGGGTGGAAGTGAAGGGCGACAAGAAGGCCCCGCCGCAGATCTCCGCCGAAGTGCTGAAGAAAATGAAGAAGACCGCCGAGGACTTTCTCGGTGAGAAGGTGGAGGCCGCGGTCATCACCGTGCCCGCCTATTTCAACGACTCCCAGCGCCAGGCCACCAAGGACGCCGGCCGTATCGCCGGCCTGGACGTGAAGCGGATCATCAACGAACCCACCGCGGCGGCGCTCGCCTACGGCCTGGACAAAAAGGGCGGAGACCGTACAGTGGCGGTCTACGACCTGGGCGGCGGCACTTTCGATATCTCCATCATTGAGATCGCCGATGTGGACGGCGAGAAGCAGTTCGAGGTGCTGTCCACCAACGGCGACACTTTCCTCGGCGGCGAGGATTTCGACCTGCGCCTGATCAACTACTTGGCGGAGCAGTTCAAAAAGGAGCAGGGCATCGACTTGTCCGGCGACCCGCTGGCCATGCAGCGCCTGAAGGAGGCCGCCGAGAAGGCCAAGATTGAGCTGTCCTCCAGCCAGCAGACCGAGGTGAACTTACCTTATATCACCGCCGATGCCACTGGCCCGAAACACCTGGTGGTGAAGCTGACCCGCGCCAAGCTCGAGAGCCTGGTGGAGGAACTGGTCAACCGCACTATCGAGCCGCTGAAAATTGCCCTGGCGGACGCCGACCTGTCCGCCTCCGGCGTCGACGAGATCATCCTGGTAGGCGGCCAGACCCGCATGCCGCTGGTACAGAAGAAAGTCACCGAGTTCTTCGGCAAGGAGCCGCGCAAGGACGTCAACCCGGACGAAGCCGTGGCCATCGGCGCGGCCATCCAGGGCGCGGTGCTGTCTGGCGATGTGAAAGATGTACTGCTGCTGGACGTGACCCCGCTGACCCTGGGTATCGAGACCATGGGCGGTGTGGCCACCCCGCTGATCGACAAGAACACCACCATCCCCACCAAGAAATCCCAGGTGTTTTCCACCGCAGACGACAACCAGACCGCGGTGACCATTCACGTGGTGCAGGGGGAGCGCAAACAGGCGTCGCAGAACAAATCCCTCGGCCGCTTCGATCTGGCCGACATCCCGCCGGCGCCCCGCGGCGTGCCGCAGATCGAGGTGACCTTCGATATCGATGCCAACGGTATCCTGCATGTGCACGCCAAGGACAAGGCCACCGGCAAGGAGCAATCCATTGTGATCAAGGCCTCCTCCGGCCTGTCTGAGGAAGAGGTCGACAAGATGGTGCGCGACGCCGAGGCCAATGTGGAGGCGGACAAGCAGTTCGAGGAACTGGTGCAGGCGCGCAACACCCTCGATGGCCTGATCCACGCCACCAAGAAGACCCTCGAAGAGGCCGGCGACAAGGCCACCGCGGAGGAGAAGTCCGCGATCGAAGCCGCCATCTCCGAAGCGGAAGAGGCGGTGAAGGGCAGCGACAAGGCCGCCATGGAAGCCGCGACCACCAAGCTCACCGAGGCTTCCGGTCCGGTGGCGCAGAAGATGTACGCCGAGCAGGCTCAGGCCGCCGAGGGCGCCGCCGGTGCCAGCGCGGGTGGAGAGCAGAAGTCCGGCGGTGACGACGCAGTGGATGCCGAGTTCGAGGAAGTGAAGGAAGACAAGAAAGAGGACAAGTAA
- a CDS encoding sodium-dependent transporter: MSAVREHFGSRLGFILAAAGSAVGIGNLVAFPVAATKSGGGAFLLVYALFVFLICLPVMMAELALGRRSDRDPVGAYRQLSGSSRLWHIPGWLALITPFMIAIFYLVVTVWILGYLIGTLRGNLDQLATEAYFLQFINSPVVFFYLVLLMLGINGILALGVKDGIERAAKTLMPMLFVMLLGLVIFVLTRENAALGLKYYLIPDFAKLNGEVVSKAMAQAFFSLSLGMGIMITYGSYMKKQDSIPGSARAVAITDTLVAFTAGLLILPSVFHFNPQIDPAELSDSSAGMIFLFLPKIFLALQDSVGYAGASAVAAAFFFLVLVAAVTSLVSIIEVPLATLRDEYCMSRKKAIYTVGLVQFVLAIGCAVSFGMADWLTQFVQLTGENKSFFDLVEIIFYDTILPLNGFLVCLFVIYKWKKINFDQELQIGDPGFAGSLSQKYINFSLGTFIPLILLLIFINTVALKFFGHSFI, encoded by the coding sequence ATGTCCGCAGTGAGAGAGCATTTTGGGTCGCGGCTGGGCTTTATCCTGGCGGCGGCGGGTTCCGCCGTGGGGATCGGCAACCTGGTGGCCTTTCCGGTAGCCGCCACCAAGAGCGGCGGCGGTGCCTTTTTGCTCGTGTACGCACTCTTTGTCTTCCTGATCTGCCTGCCGGTGATGATGGCGGAACTGGCCCTGGGCCGCAGAAGCGACAGGGACCCTGTGGGCGCCTACCGCCAGCTTTCCGGCAGTTCCCGCCTGTGGCACATTCCCGGCTGGCTGGCATTGATCACGCCGTTTATGATCGCGATCTTCTATCTGGTGGTCACCGTGTGGATTCTGGGCTACCTGATCGGGACACTGCGGGGCAATCTGGATCAACTGGCCACCGAGGCATACTTTCTCCAGTTCATCAATTCCCCTGTGGTCTTCTTCTATCTGGTGCTGCTGATGCTTGGTATCAACGGTATCCTCGCCCTGGGGGTCAAGGACGGCATCGAGCGCGCGGCCAAGACCCTGATGCCGATGCTGTTCGTGATGCTGCTGGGGCTGGTGATCTTCGTACTCACGCGGGAGAACGCGGCGCTGGGGCTCAAGTACTACCTGATCCCGGACTTCGCCAAGCTCAACGGCGAAGTGGTGAGCAAGGCCATGGCCCAGGCCTTCTTCTCCCTGTCCCTGGGCATGGGCATCATGATCACCTACGGCTCCTACATGAAAAAGCAGGACTCAATACCCGGCTCCGCCAGGGCCGTGGCCATCACCGACACTCTGGTCGCCTTTACTGCCGGCCTGCTGATCCTGCCCAGCGTGTTTCACTTCAACCCGCAAATCGACCCGGCGGAGCTGAGCGATTCCTCCGCGGGCATGATCTTCCTGTTCCTGCCGAAGATATTCCTGGCCCTGCAGGACAGCGTGGGCTACGCCGGCGCCAGTGCCGTGGCCGCCGCCTTCTTCTTTCTGGTGCTGGTGGCCGCAGTGACCTCGCTGGTTTCCATTATCGAGGTTCCACTCGCCACCCTGCGCGACGAGTACTGCATGTCCCGTAAAAAGGCCATCTACACCGTAGGACTCGTACAGTTCGTATTGGCCATCGGTTGCGCGGTATCCTTCGGCATGGCCGACTGGCTCACCCAGTTCGTGCAGCTGACGGGCGAGAACAAATCCTTTTTCGACCTGGTGGAGATTATCTTCTACGACACCATACTGCCCCTCAATGGCTTCCTGGTGTGCCTGTTCGTGATCTACAAATGGAAGAAAATCAACTTTGATCAGGAACTGCAGATAGGCGACCCCGGCTTTGCCGGCTCCCTGTCTCAGAAATACATCAACTTCTCCCTGGGCACC
- the dnaJ gene encoding molecular chaperone DnaJ produces the protein MSKRDYYEILGVDRNASEKDLKKAYRRVAMKYHPDRNPDDKESENKFKEANEAYEVLSDPQKKAAYDQFGHAGVEGQMGGGGAGGFGGFSDIFGDVFGDIFGGGGGRRGGPARGSDLRYDLELDLEDAVRGTTVKIRVPTLASCKTCHGSGAKPGSRPQTCGTCGGVGQVRMQQGFFSVQQTCPNCRGRGTIISDPCSSCHGRGRVEETKTLSVKVPPGVDSGDRIRLSGEGEAGPDGGPPGDLYVQVVVREHELFQRDGKNLYCEVPISFVAAALGGELEVPTLEGKVKLKIPPESQTGKLFRLRGKGVTPVRGGAPGDLLCRVVVETPVNLSAKQKELLQEFADTLSEKKNSPRQTGWFEGVKSFFGDMKL, from the coding sequence ATGTCGAAGCGCGATTATTACGAAATCCTCGGCGTCGATCGGAACGCGTCGGAAAAAGACCTTAAAAAGGCCTACCGCCGGGTGGCGATGAAATACCACCCGGACCGCAACCCCGACGACAAGGAGTCGGAGAACAAATTCAAGGAGGCCAACGAGGCCTACGAAGTACTGTCCGACCCGCAGAAAAAGGCGGCCTACGACCAGTTCGGCCACGCCGGCGTGGAGGGCCAGATGGGCGGCGGCGGGGCCGGCGGTTTTGGCGGTTTCTCCGACATCTTCGGCGATGTATTCGGCGATATCTTCGGTGGCGGCGGCGGCCGCCGCGGTGGGCCGGCGCGGGGCTCCGACCTGCGCTACGACCTGGAGCTGGACCTGGAAGACGCAGTGCGCGGCACCACGGTCAAGATTCGCGTACCCACCCTGGCCTCATGTAAAACCTGCCATGGCTCCGGTGCCAAGCCGGGCTCCAGGCCGCAGACCTGCGGCACCTGCGGCGGTGTCGGCCAGGTGCGCATGCAGCAGGGCTTCTTCTCGGTGCAGCAGACCTGCCCCAATTGCCGCGGGCGCGGCACCATCATCAGCGATCCCTGTAGCAGCTGCCATGGCCGCGGCCGCGTGGAGGAGACCAAGACCCTCTCGGTCAAGGTGCCGCCGGGCGTGGACAGCGGCGACCGCATCCGCCTCTCCGGCGAGGGCGAGGCGGGCCCGGACGGCGGCCCTCCGGGAGACCTCTACGTGCAGGTGGTGGTGCGCGAACACGAGCTGTTCCAGCGCGACGGCAAGAATCTCTATTGCGAAGTCCCGATCAGTTTTGTCGCCGCCGCGCTGGGCGGGGAACTGGAAGTGCCCACCCTGGAGGGCAAGGTCAAACTGAAGATTCCCCCGGAGAGCCAGACCGGCAAACTCTTCCGCCTGCGCGGCAAGGGCGTCACCCCGGTACGCGGCGGCGCCCCCGGCGACCTGCTGTGCCGCGTGGTGGTGGAGACCCCGGTGAACCTCTCCGCGAAACAGAAGGAACTGCTGCAGGAATTCGCCGACACCCTGAGCGAAAAGAAAAACTCCCCCCGCCAGACCGGCTGGTTCGAGGGAGTGAAGAGCTTCTTTGGCGATATGAAACTCTGA
- a CDS encoding RnfH family protein, translating into MTDKTIAVEVVYALPHEQRLIRMLVKPGTTAQEALVRSGIPEEYPEVKPETAKLGIFGQALGTKGLAPADRYELQPGDRVEVYRPLIADPKEARKQRAEKARKLAEQKQP; encoded by the coding sequence ATGACAGATAAGACCATCGCCGTGGAAGTGGTCTACGCGCTGCCCCACGAGCAGCGCCTGATCCGCATGTTGGTCAAGCCCGGCACCACCGCCCAGGAGGCGCTGGTGCGCTCGGGAATACCGGAGGAGTATCCGGAGGTGAAGCCGGAGACCGCCAAGCTGGGTATCTTCGGCCAGGCCCTGGGTACCAAGGGCCTGGCGCCGGCGGACCGGTACGAACTGCAGCCGGGAGACCGGGTGGAAGTCTACCGGCCGCTGATCGCGGACCCCAAGGAGGCGCGCAAGCAGCGCGCGGAAAAGGCCAGAAAACTGGCGGAGCAGAAACAGCCATAG
- the grpE gene encoding nucleotide exchange factor GrpE, whose amino-acid sequence MARERSEEDQNRQEAPEALTEEPTVAEEEAVAAEVERPSEEEQHAAEEALHAEVESADALHEEIIGLQEQLAIQKELAMRAQAEAQNARRRAQQDVERAHKFGVEKLLQDLLPVVDNLERALATIDTENETQKAVAEGIELTHKSFVDTLAKYSVETVDPAGEPFDPELHQAMTQVPNGDVEPNTVLEVFQKGYRLHGRLVRPAMVVVSKAP is encoded by the coding sequence GTGGCCAGAGAGCGCAGCGAAGAAGATCAGAACCGACAGGAGGCGCCGGAGGCGCTTACCGAGGAGCCTACAGTGGCAGAGGAAGAGGCGGTTGCCGCCGAGGTGGAGCGCCCCTCCGAGGAGGAGCAGCACGCGGCCGAGGAGGCGTTGCATGCCGAGGTCGAGAGCGCCGATGCCCTGCACGAGGAAATCATCGGCCTGCAGGAACAGCTGGCGATCCAGAAAGAATTGGCCATGCGCGCCCAGGCGGAGGCGCAGAACGCCCGACGCCGTGCCCAGCAGGATGTGGAGCGGGCGCATAAGTTCGGCGTCGAGAAGCTGCTGCAGGACCTGCTGCCGGTGGTGGACAACCTGGAGCGGGCCCTCGCCACCATCGACACCGAAAACGAGACTCAGAAAGCGGTGGCGGAAGGCATAGAGCTGACCCACAAATCCTTTGTGGACACCCTGGCCAAGTACTCGGTGGAAACCGTGGACCCCGCCGGTGAGCCTTTCGACCCGGAGCTGCATCAGGCCATGACCCAGGTACCCAACGGCGATGTGGAGCCGAATACGGTGCTGGAGGTCTTCCAGAAGGGCTACCGCCTGCACGGCCGCCTGGTGCGCCCGGCGATGGTGGTGGTGAGCAAGGCGCCGTGA